A stretch of the Pseudalkalibacillus hwajinpoensis genome encodes the following:
- the rpoZ gene encoding DNA-directed RNA polymerase subunit omega translates to MILYPSIDSLMDRIDSKYTLATLSAKRARTIQQTGNVYVDRPKSVKAVGKALEEVLDGKLLADGMIED, encoded by the coding sequence ATGATTTTATACCCATCGATTGACTCACTAATGGACCGCATTGATTCAAAGTACACACTTGCAACACTTTCAGCTAAGCGTGCACGCACGATTCAACAAACTGGTAATGTTTATGTTGATCGTCCAAAGTCCGTTAAGGCTGTTGGCAAAGCGCTTGAAGAAGTGCTTGATGGCAAACTACTTGCTGATGGAATGATAGAAGACTGA
- the gmk gene encoding guanylate kinase — MEKERGLLIVLSGPSGVGKGTVRKAFMQNAAEVQYSISVTTRKPREGEVNGVDYFFKSHEEFEEMIENNKLLEYAHYVGNYYGTPVDYVEETLQSGRDVLLEIEVQGAKQVRKHFPEGAFIFLMPPSLTELRNRIVNRGTESNDLIDNRMGVAKEEIELIDEYDYIVENDQVELACERIRAIITAEHLRRDRLAHKYKNVTEV, encoded by the coding sequence ATGGAAAAAGAACGTGGATTGTTAATTGTTCTATCAGGCCCATCTGGTGTCGGAAAAGGAACAGTCAGAAAAGCATTCATGCAAAATGCGGCTGAAGTACAGTATTCGATTTCTGTTACAACCCGTAAACCGCGTGAAGGTGAAGTGAACGGCGTCGATTATTTCTTTAAATCTCATGAGGAATTTGAAGAGATGATCGAGAATAATAAGCTACTCGAATATGCCCATTACGTTGGCAATTATTACGGTACGCCTGTTGACTATGTGGAAGAGACATTGCAGTCAGGTAGAGATGTGCTACTTGAAATTGAAGTTCAGGGAGCAAAGCAAGTACGAAAGCATTTTCCTGAAGGAGCTTTCATTTTCTTAATGCCTCCTAGTTTAACAGAGCTTAGAAATCGCATCGTAAACCGCGGTACGGAATCAAATGATTTAATTGATAACCGTATGGGCGTAGCGAAAGAGGAAATCGAATTGATTGATGAATACGATTATATCGTTGAAAATGATCAAGTTGAATTAGCTTGCGAGCGAATTCGTGCTATTATTACAGCAGAGCACCTAAGACGTGATCGTCTTGCACATAAATATAAGAATGTAACGGAGGTTTAA
- the coaBC gene encoding bifunctional phosphopantothenoylcysteine decarboxylase/phosphopantothenate--cysteine ligase CoaBC, whose amino-acid sequence MKGKKILLCVSGGIAVFKAAALTSKLYQTGAEVKVLMTDSATEFVTPLTFQTLSRNDVYRDTFEEKDPASVAHIDLADWADLVLIAPATANMIGKLANGIADDMMSTTLLATEAAVFVAPAMNVHMYDHPAVKKNMDILRSFNCHFLEPGEGLLACGYVGKGRMAEPEDILSTLETYFQDDIGDLSGKKVVVTAGPTREAVDPVRYFTNYSSGKMGFALAEQAAKRGADVTLVAGPVTLTTPERVQRINVITAEEMYQAVLSASADANVIIKAAAVADYRPSMVSTEKMKKSDDDMVIEMERTKDILWTLGQQKKDQILVGFAAESERLDEYALKKLEKKNLDLICANNIKAEGAGFDKDTNVMTLLRKDGERVDLPLQSKHEAANRILDEVIRLDVTHS is encoded by the coding sequence ATCAAAGGGAAGAAAATTTTGCTTTGTGTGAGCGGTGGAATTGCGGTGTTTAAAGCAGCGGCACTTACGAGCAAGCTGTATCAAACAGGTGCAGAAGTAAAAGTGTTAATGACAGATTCAGCGACTGAATTCGTAACGCCGTTAACATTCCAAACGTTATCCCGAAATGATGTGTATCGAGATACGTTCGAAGAAAAAGATCCAGCTTCAGTTGCTCATATTGATCTGGCAGATTGGGCCGATCTCGTCTTGATTGCGCCTGCAACAGCGAACATGATTGGTAAGCTAGCTAATGGAATTGCAGATGACATGATGTCCACCACATTACTTGCTACAGAGGCGGCGGTCTTTGTAGCCCCTGCCATGAACGTTCATATGTACGATCATCCTGCGGTGAAAAAGAATATGGATATACTGCGCTCCTTCAACTGTCATTTTCTTGAGCCAGGAGAAGGTTTACTCGCGTGCGGTTACGTTGGCAAAGGTCGGATGGCAGAACCAGAAGACATTCTCTCAACGCTCGAAACATATTTTCAAGATGATATAGGGGACTTGTCTGGAAAGAAAGTCGTCGTTACAGCAGGCCCAACTCGTGAAGCGGTTGATCCCGTTCGTTACTTTACAAATTATTCATCCGGGAAAATGGGCTTTGCTCTAGCCGAGCAGGCCGCGAAACGTGGCGCAGACGTCACGCTTGTAGCAGGTCCTGTTACGTTAACGACTCCTGAACGAGTTCAACGTATTAATGTGATAACAGCTGAAGAGATGTACCAAGCTGTCCTGTCAGCTTCTGCTGATGCTAATGTGATCATTAAGGCAGCTGCAGTTGCTGATTACCGTCCTTCTATGGTCTCTACTGAGAAAATGAAGAAGTCAGATGATGACATGGTCATAGAAATGGAGCGAACAAAAGATATTTTATGGACCCTTGGACAGCAGAAAAAGGACCAAATACTCGTCGGCTTTGCTGCTGAGTCAGAGCGGTTAGATGAATATGCTCTAAAGAAATTAGAAAAGAAAAACCTTGATCTTATCTGCGCGAATAACATTAAAGCGGAGGGAGCAGGTTTTGACAAAGATACAAACGTGATGACGCTCCTTAGAAAAGATGGTGAGCGAGTAGATCTTCCATTACAGTCAAAACATGAAGCCGCAAATCGAATATTGGATGAAGTGATACGTCTGGACGTGACTCATTCATGA
- the remA gene encoding extracellular matrix/biofilm regulator RemA — MSIKLINIGFGNIVNANRIVSIVSPESAPIKRIITVARDRNMLVDATYGRRTRAVIISDSDHVILSAVQPETVAQRLVNKDELSDE, encoded by the coding sequence ATGAGTATTAAATTAATCAATATCGGATTCGGCAACATTGTGAATGCGAATCGAATTGTCTCAATTGTTAGTCCAGAATCGGCACCAATCAAACGAATCATTACTGTTGCAAGGGACCGCAATATGCTTGTGGATGCAACATACGGACGAAGAACACGAGCTGTTATTATCTCTGATAGCGACCATGTTATTCTTTCGGCAGTCCAGCCTGAAACAGTAGCTCAGCGTCTAGTAAACAAAGACGAGCTTTCAGACGAGTAG
- a CDS encoding YicC/YloC family endoribonuclease, translating to MVKSMTGFGRASNVYEGVQVTIEMKSVNHRYFDGTFRMPKAVFHLEGKMKKAIQSYVNRGKIELYLTIDGADFQSSDVQVDWHLLDQYITILKQATERYHLKEDLSASTMMNLNVFQVNEKEHNIDQLEESIFYTLNQAIHKLVEMRQIEGKALDQDIRRKLANMNDQMTSISLLSHEVTTAFENRIRTKLESFKELDEVDEARILSEVAFLADKASIDEEIIRLRSHLAQFHDILSSDGVVGRKLDFLVQEINRELNTIGSKSQHHKISQHIVDLKSEVEKVREQVQNIE from the coding sequence TGACCGGGTTTGGCAGAGCGTCAAATGTATATGAGGGTGTTCAAGTAACAATCGAAATGAAGTCTGTGAATCACCGCTACTTTGATGGAACATTTCGCATGCCAAAAGCAGTCTTTCATCTAGAAGGTAAGATGAAGAAGGCGATTCAGAGCTATGTCAATCGTGGGAAAATCGAACTTTATTTAACCATCGATGGAGCTGATTTTCAATCATCTGATGTTCAAGTAGATTGGCACTTGCTAGATCAATACATAACGATTTTGAAACAAGCTACAGAACGCTATCATTTGAAAGAAGATTTGTCAGCTTCTACCATGATGAATCTGAATGTTTTTCAAGTGAATGAAAAGGAGCATAACATCGATCAGCTTGAGGAATCGATTTTTTATACGCTAAATCAAGCTATTCATAAGCTCGTTGAGATGCGTCAGATCGAAGGAAAGGCACTTGATCAAGATATACGCCGAAAACTTGCGAACATGAATGATCAAATGACTTCTATTTCACTCCTTTCTCATGAAGTAACGACAGCCTTTGAGAACAGGATCCGCACAAAGCTTGAAAGTTTTAAAGAATTAGATGAAGTGGATGAAGCCCGGATATTATCTGAAGTAGCTTTTCTTGCAGATAAAGCGAGTATAGATGAAGAAATCATCAGGCTCCGTAGTCATCTGGCCCAATTCCATGATATTCTTAGTAGTGATGGTGTCGTTGGAAGGAAACTTGATTTCTTAGTACAGGAAATCAATAGGGAGCTGAATACGATCGGTTCCAAGTCTCAACACCATAAGATCAGCCAGCATATTGTTGATCTTAAGAGCGAAGTGGAAAAGGTTCGTGAACAGGTTCAAAATATTGAATAG